In the Anaerolineae bacterium genome, GGCTTTGTGTTCCTTTGTGCACTTCGTGGTGAGAATGAGATATAATTCGTATGACGAAATTACGTTCGATAGGAAAAACGTATGGAAACCGTAACCGTCTCCCCAAAATATCAGGTTGTCCTTCCCAAAGCGGTGCGAAACGCGTTGGGAGTAAGGGCGGGACAAAAAATGATCGTTTTTGCCTATGATCAGCGCATTGTCCTCGTGCCGGAGCGTCCCATCCGTGAAGCGCGCGGCTCACTCAAAGGGATGGATACCACCATCACGCGCGAGGAAGACCGCCTGTGAACGTTGTCGATTCTTCAGGCTGGCTGGAATACTTCGCCGATAGCGGGCGTGCAGACCTGTTTGCTCCTGCAATCGAAGACACAGAACATCTGCTAGTGCCCGTGATCTGCCTGTACGAGGTCTTCAAGAAAATTCTCCAAAGCGAGGGGCAGACCATGGCCGAAGTCCGCGCCGCAGATCTGCTCAAAGGGAAGGTCGTCGAAATCACTGCCCCCCTCGCCTTTCACGCCGCCTTGCTTTCGGCACAGTATCACCTGCCGATGGCAGACAGTCTCATCCTGGCTGTTGCACGCGAGCATAACGCCATCCTCTGGACGCAGGATGAACATTTCGAAGGCCTTGAAGGGGTGCGCTACTTCCCCAAAGACTGATGTCGAAGAAATCAAGGCAAAGATGCTGGCTCGAATTGCCGCATTGCCAGAGTCACCGGCTTGAAGCCGGGGGATTTATCGTCAGATTCTTTCGGCACAAGCGTCTTTGGCGTGAAAACCCCGCTCCAGTCATCCAACCGTGGACGGTAGCGCGTTTGGAACGGCTATCCTTGTACTGCCAGTTCCATTCTGCCGGGTGGAAACGTGGTAGAATATTCTTGTAAATCGAGTAAAGAATTAACCAAAGAAATGGAAAATCTCTCCACGATTTCTATCGCCCGCCAGTTACGCCAGCGTGAGCTGTTCTACTTCACTCCCACTCTCCTGGCCGACCTCTTCAGCCTGGAACGGCGGCAGGTCTATCGCTTACTCGTCCGTCTCAAGTCCGAAGGGCTAATCGCTGAGGTTGAGAAGGGTAAGTTTCTCCTCCTGGGGCTGGAGCCGGAGCGTGTCCTTTCCCATCCGCTCTTCATCGCCGCCCACCTCGTGACCCCGGCCTACATTTCCTACTGGTCGGCGTTGCACTTCTACGGGTTCACCGAGCAGGTGCCCCTCACCACCTTCCTCGCCACTACCCGCAAAAGGCGCCCGCTGCAATTCCGTGACTTCCGCTTTTATTTCGTCCAGGTAAAACCGCACAAGTTCTTCGGCTACCGACGGGAAAGAGTAGACGACCTGCCGCTACTCATCGCCGACGAAGCCAAAACGATCATAGATAGTCTCGACCAGATGCGCTATGCCGGAGGCCTGGGTGAAGTCGCCAAAGCTTTACGGGCGGCGCTGGAAGTTGTGCACCTGCCGACCCTGGTCGAATATGCCAACCGCATGGGGGAAAAGACGCTCGGATCGCGGCTGGGTTATCTGCTGGAGAAGCTCGGTCACCCCGTCGAGGGTTTGATCCGCTCCGCAACGCCAGTCAAATTGGACCCGGCACGGCCGCGCCGCGGCCGCTATGAGGGTCGCTGGCAGGTGATCGTAAATGTCCCCGAAACCGAACTCTGGCCCGAAGGAGT is a window encoding:
- a CDS encoding transcriptional regulator, AbrB family yields the protein METVTVSPKYQVVLPKAVRNALGVRAGQKMIVFAYDQRIVLVPERPIREARGSLKGMDTTITREEDRL
- a CDS encoding VapC toxin protein, yielding MNVVDSSGWLEYFADSGRADLFAPAIEDTEHLLVPVICLYEVFKKILQSEGQTMAEVRAADLLKGKVVEITAPLAFHAALLSAQYHLPMADSLILAVAREHNAILWTQDEHFEGLEGVRYFPKD